A stretch of Eleutherodactylus coqui strain aEleCoq1 chromosome 2, aEleCoq1.hap1, whole genome shotgun sequence DNA encodes these proteins:
- the LOC136610855 gene encoding protein CASC3-like, whose protein sequence is MFHKWLASPQPLEPMRTVVYYCESNEDSEDSCYACCAEDESTEDIIKSEYNSNGAPIIEEEEPKTVLGAEKWEWICWAGQENPEPNKKTAINWTQKQVDYEDQNNPAYVPRRGDFFQHDLRRTNDRTPRPQKRNIRKHEGYWKHDKFNENKQAPKTREELITTYGFDIRACQNPDEIRLRPSTQQRYKSCHKMKFRIKRQRKQIKHSKYSGSAPQISAYKELQDYHNRQCPSRETPSDHGGCKDKQPAELAQHESPGPSSKPELRQEPNVGSSQQENRANLTVKKEVVDQRRPTPKASLARILSELQSVRLKRRSDRI, encoded by the exons ATGTTTCACAAGTGGTTGGCATCTCCTCAGCCGTTGGAACCCATGCGAACCG TTGTGTATTACTGTGAGAGCAACGAGGACTCTGAG GACTCCTGTTATGCTTGTTGCGCAGAGGATGAGTCCACAGAAGACATTATCAAATCGGAATACAATTCTAATGGCGCCCCAATCATAGAAGAGGAAGAGCCCAAAACCGTCTTGGGAGCTGAAAAGTGGGAGTGGATATGTTGGGCTGGACAG GAGAACCCAGAGCCCAACAAGAAGACGGCTATAAACTGGACTCAAAAGCAAGTTGATTATGAAGACCAGAACAATCCAGCTTACGTCCCTCGGAGAGGAGACTTCTTTCAGCATGACTTACGACGCACCAATGATAGGACACCCAG GCCACAGAAGCGAAACATTCGAAAGCATGAGGGGTACTGGAAACATGATAAATTTAACGAGAATAAGCAAGCCCCCAAGACTCGAGAAGAGCTCATAACTACGTATGGATTTGACATCCGGGCTTGCCAAAATCCAGATGAGATTCGCCTACGTCCATCAACTCAACAAAG ATACAAAAGTTGTCATAAGATGAAGTTCCGAATTAAACGGCAAAGAAAACAGATAAAGCATTCGAAATATTCTGGTTCGGCCCCTCAGATAAGTGCCTATAAGGAGCTCCAAGATTATCACAACAGGCAATGTCCTTCTAGGGAGACCCCTTCTGATCATGGTGGATGCAAAGACAAACAGCCGGCCGAATTAGCCCAACATGAGAGCCCTGGCCCCAGTTCTAAGCCGGAACTTCGTCAAGAGCCAAATGTAGGGTCCTCACAGCAAGAAAACAGAGCAAACCTGACAGTGAAGAAAGAAGTAGTAGATCAAAGACGGCCGACTCCAAAAGCATCGTTGGCGAGGATATTGTCAGAGCTTCAATCAGTCCGGTTAAAACGGAGAAGTGATAGAATTTGA